CTGGACAAATTTCTGTCAAGACCTCTAATTATTGTTATCATATTAAAATTTTCTTAATTTAAAAACCTAACCACAGATTCACCCAGTTTTGCTATCAACAGGCCATAGCCGAAAAACCGTAAGGCTTTTCCGATAGAAAGAAAAGAAAAAACCATGGCGGGCCTCTGCCTTAAAAAACCGGACAGTATTACCAGGATTCTGTAGGGAAAGACCGGAAACATGGATGCTATCACCAGTGCCAAGGGGCCGTATTTGTTGAAAACCCTCACTCCTGTTTCCATCTTTTTAGACGGTATGTACCGATCAATTAAAACCTGTCCGCAATGGTAAGACATAAGGTAAGTTACCGCCAGGCCCATTACGCTGCCGGCCGCACAACAGGTCGCATAGGGCAAAAGTTTGCTGTGGTTGAGCATTATAACAGGAACAAAAACTACCTCTGGCCCAACCGGAAAGAATATGGCGTTGGCAAAAGAAAGGACAAACAAAAATGCGCCCTGATTTGTATTTTGCAACCAATCTAAAA
The window above is part of the Pelotomaculum thermopropionicum SI genome. Proteins encoded here:
- a CDS encoding predicted membrane protein → MKNVEFLDWLQNTNQGAFLFVLSFANAIFFPVGPEVVFVPVIMLNHSKLLPYATCCAAGSVMGLAVTYLMSYHCGQVLIDRYIPSKKMETGVRVFNKYGPLALVIASMFPVFPYRILVILSGFLRQRPAMVFSFLSIGKALRFFGYGLLIAKLGESVVRFLN